A section of the Apodemus sylvaticus chromosome 10, mApoSyl1.1, whole genome shotgun sequence genome encodes:
- the LOC127694383 gene encoding olfactory receptor 1468-like, with protein sequence MINNNQTVISQFLLLGLPIPPEHQHLFYALLLSMYLTTVLGNLIIIILILLDSHLHTPMYLFLSNLSFSDLCFSSVTMPKLLQSMQRQDTSISYADCLTQMYFLNLFGGLEIFLLVVMAYDRYVAICLPLHYSSIMSPKLCVCLVLVSWVITMLYSLLHTLLLDTLSFCEDNVIHHYFCDISALLMLACSDIHINELLIFFLGGPLIVIPFLLIVVSYVQIVSSILKVSSTRAIHKVFSTCGSHLSVVSLFYGTIIGLYLCPSANNFTAKEASMAMMYTVVTPMLNPFIYSLRNRDIKEALVRVLIKKKYLYNGNTGTFT encoded by the coding sequence ATGATAAATAACAACCAGACTGTCATCTCCCAGTTCCTTCTTCTGGGCCTGCCCATCCCCCCAGAGCACCAGCACCTGTTCTACGCCCTGTTGCTGTCCATGTACCTCACCACTGTCCTGGGAAAccttatcatcatcatcctcattctACTAGACTCccatctccacacacccatgtacttgtTTCTCAGCAACTTgtccttctctgacctctgcttttcctctgtcaCAATGCCCAAGTTGCTGCAGAGCATGCAGAGGCAGGACACATCAATTTCCTATGCAGATTGTCTGAcacaaatgtactttttaaatctatttggagGCCTGGAAATCTTCCTCCTTGTGGTcatggcctatgatcgctatgtggccatctgccttCCCCTTCACTACAGCAGCATCATGAGCCCaaagctctgtgtgtgtctggtgctggTGTCCTGGGTAATTACCATGCTGTATTCCCTGTTGCACACTCTACTCTTGGATACATTGTCATTCTGTGAGGACAATGTGATCCACCACTATTTCTGTGACATATCTGCCCTGCTCATGTTGGCCTGCTCTGATATTCATATTAATGAACTATTGATATTTTTCTTGGGAGGGCCCCTTATTGTCATCCCATTCTTACTCATTGTTGTGTCCTATGTACAAATTGTCTCCTCCATTCTAAAGGTTTCATCTACTCGGGCCATCCACAAGGTCTTCTCCACCTGTGGATCCCACCTGTCTGTGGTCTCACTGTTCTATGGAACAATTATTGGTCTCTACTTATGCCCATCAGCTAATAACTTTACAGCAAAGGAGGCTTCCATGGCCATGATGTACACAGTGGTGACTCCCATGCTGAACCctttcatctacagcctgaggaataGAGATATAAAAGAGGCCCTTGTAAGAGTacttattaagaaaaaatatctttataATGGCAACACTGGTACTTTTACTTAA